In Daphnia magna isolate NIES linkage group LG5, ASM2063170v1.1, whole genome shotgun sequence, a single genomic region encodes these proteins:
- the LOC116923559 gene encoding protein AAR2 homolog, which produces MDERLANRLFEEGAFLFLLDVPIGTEVGIDFNCWRTAEKFKGIKMIPPGVHYVYYSAVDKQGCVAPRTGFFYNFNKKDVVVRRWNPETEEVINNCSHEETDVLKKNLQNLDKHLGPYPFEMWKKWLSLSSRITTAVIRKIESAPQKVPAVAELVETPVVNTGLPVKENILNSDDQLLAPRQENPLMALNFTEIPKNSFPKGSSAGDITKYSMDTSFVLQQMLSLWESPSELLAELQMVFLYFVIGQVYSAFEHWKHLTHIFCSADEMVSKNPSLIMEFIGDLYFQMQEVPTDFFVDIISSENFLVKTLRVLFANILENSEVDPQLKRRMIQFKQFVTQRFQWDFDAEPEDEAPMIVEMIENHM; this is translated from the exons ATGGATGAAAGATTGGCCAACAGATTATTCGAGGAAGGtgcctttttgtttctccttgATGTACCAATAGGGACTGAAGTGGGGATAGATTTTAACTGTTGGAGAACTGCAGAGAAATTTAAAGGTATCAAAATGATACCACCTGGAGTTCACTATGTTTATTACAG TGCTGTAGACAAGCAAGGTTGTGTTGCACCAAGAACaggttttttttacaatttcaatAAGAAGGATGTTGTTGTCCGAAGATGGAATCCTGAAACAGAAGAAGTTATCAATAACT GCAGTCATGAAGAAACTGatgttttaaagaaaaatctaCAAAATTTGGATAAACACTTGGGACCATACCCCTTTGAAATGTGGAAAAAATGGCTATCACTCAGTAGTAGAATAACAA CTGCTGTTATTAGAAAAATTGAATCTGCTCCCCAGAAGGTTCCAGCTGTTGCTGAATTAGTTGAAACACCTGTTGTAAACACAGGATTGCctgtaaaagaaaacattttaaattctgATGACCAATTATTAGCACCTAGGCAGGAAAATCCATTGATGGCATTAAACTTCACAGAAATTCCTAAAAATTCCTTTCCAAAAGGGTCTAGTGCTGGGGACATTACAAAGTATAGCATGGACACATCTTTTGTACTGCAGCAAATGCTTTCATTGTGGGAGAG TCCATCTGAATTGCTTGCAGAACTTCAAATGGTGTTTCTGTACTTTGTAATTGGTCAGGTGTACAGCGCTTTTGAACATTGGAAGCATTTAACtcatattttttgttctgCTGATGAAATGGTTTCAAAAAACCCATCCCTAATCATGGAGTTTATTGGAGATTTATATTTCCAG ATGCAAGAAGTACCTActgatttttttgtagacATAATCTCATCAGAGAACTTTCTGGTTAAAACCTTGAGGGTTTTATTTGCCAACATCTTGGAAAACTCTGAAGTAGATCCTCAACTTAAAAGGAGAATGATACAATTCAAACAATTTGTAACTCAGAGATTCCAATGGGATTTTGATGCTGAGCCAGAGGACGAAGCtccaatgattgttgaaatgattgaaaacCATATGTAA
- the LOC116923581 gene encoding CDGSH iron-sulfur domain-containing protein 1 — MDFVSNIVSRSLSSDASGRDWACAASLGVAALGISYFIVAKVSEFGFLCAKKKSKGNWVNPEIRKEDSKVVDSCDIEDIGEKKVFCRCWRSALFPYCDGTHNKHNLETGDNVGPLIVGRKKSN; from the exons ATGGATTTCGTGTCAAACATCGTTAGCCGATCTCTTTCTAGCGACGCCTCCG GTCGTGATTGGGCTTGCGCGGCTTCTCTTGGTGTCGCCGCTCTTGGTATATCATATTTCATTGTTGCCAAAGTGTCAGAGTTTGGATTCCTGTGtgcaaagaaaaaatcaaag GGAAACTGGGTAAACCCCGAAATAAGGAAAGAAGATTCAAAAGTAGTTGACTCTTGTGACATTGAAGAcattggagaaaaaaaagtattttgccGGTGCTGGCGTAGTGCCTTG TTTCCCTACTGTGATGGTACACACAATAAACATAATCTGGAAACTGGTGATAATGTTGGACCATTAATAGTTGGAAGAAAGAAGAGTAACTGA